One Candidatus Kryptonium sp. genomic window carries:
- a CDS encoding tRNA-guanine transglycosylase, translating to MFRVLKEDGRARLGELSTSHGIVRTPVFMPVGTQGTVKAMLHKDLLEIGTQIILGNTYHLYLRPGVEVIESSGGLHAFI from the coding sequence TAGGGTGTTAAAAGAAGATGGAAGGGCAAGGTTAGGTGAGCTGAGCACATCTCATGGTATTGTGCGCACGCCTGTTTTTATGCCAGTGGGCACGCAGGGAACTGTGAAGGCAATGCTTCACAAAGACCTTTTGGAAATAGGCACACAGATAATTTTAGGCAACACCTACCATCTCTATCTAAGACCGGGCGTTGAAGTCATAGAGAGCTCTGGGGGGCTTCATGCCTTTATAG